In Candidatus Omnitrophota bacterium, the sequence AGAAGATACTATAATGTTTTCATAGGGAATCTTTAATTCATCAATCAATTTCTTTGCTTCTTTTGATGCCCATGCATCATTAGCTCCATGGCCAGCAATTTCTCCAGCGATATCACTTGGATGAAAAGTAATTAAAAATTTAAAAAATTTATCTCCATAGTCCCTTTTAACTTCGGAAGAAATTATTTCTGCATTTTCCCTATCAGCTTCTTCGCAAGCAAAAACGACTATCATTTTTTCTTTTGGGTAATCGTTCTTTACTAAACAATTCATTGTTGTTTTAACAACTTCAATCGGCTCTCTAAAGGTTGGCAATATAACTAAATGGTAAATGTCTTTATAAGATTCAATGTTAATTCCATTTTGAGGTCTTTCTAATTCTTCTAATTTTTTAAGCCAACTCTCTTTTTCATTTTTTTTCATTTTAGAATAACCGTCCTTTAGATAAAAAGCGAAATAAATTGTTCGCAACAAAAAATAAATATCATAAATGATAATAAAAAAAGCTACTAATATAGGAAGCTTCCAAGAAAAAAGAACTGCCAAAAAAAGTATTAGCAGGCTTGTTATTCCAATAATCATCTCTAAGAATCTATATATTCTTCTTTCTTTGGGATTTTCTAAATCCGTAGCCCTACCAATCTTTAGATAATATTTTTCATTCATTGTGACCCTACAGGGAATCGAACCCTGATTACCAGATTGAAAATCTGGTGTCCTAACCGTTAGACGATAGGGCCTTCAATAAAGTATATATAACAAAAAAACAGCAAAAAGACAAGATTAAAACTCAATCCTTTCTCCTGGGTCAATTTTTTTCTTTTTTGTTTCTTTTACTTCTTTAAGCATTTCTCTTAAACCTTCAACATCAATCTTATCTTCCTTTTTTTCCTTTTTGGGAGGAATAAATGACTTTGCTGTTTTTTCCAAGCTCACTTCTCTTGGTTTGACGAGACATTCCCTGCAATAAACTGGTCTTTTATTATCTGGCTCAAAAGGAACTTTTACTTTCTTACCGCAAAGCTCACACTGTGAATCATATAACACTTCTTTCTTTTTGGGCTTTTCTTCAACTCCGCCTGTGTATTTTGATATCTCCTCTTCAATAATTTCTTTGTTTTTTCCGTATTTCTTTCTTGATGATTCAATAATTTCCTTTTCGTATTCTTTTTCAAAAATAGCTGGTGATAGTGTTTCAGCTGAAAAGGGCTTTGAAGTTAAACCATCAATCATTAGTTTAACATATATATTTTGTCTAGATAAATTAACCAAATCAGTGGAGTAAAATTCAGGAGAAAATTCTTTTTCTAAAAACTCTCCGTCTTCGGCACCAACCCTAAAGGTAATCATTGTGCCAACGTTTCCAAAAACCGCCTCTCTTACTTTATCTTCCATTTGTCCAATATATTGGTGAGCTAAAATTAAAGATAATCTATATTTTCTTGCTTCTGATAAAATGTTAGCAAATGATTCGGTTGAAAAATTCTGGAATTCATCAATGTATAAAGCAAAGTCATTTCTTTCATTTTCAGGAATATCAACCCTAGACATTGCTGCTAATTGAAGTTTAGTAACAAGCAATGCCCCCAACAACCTAGAAGCATCCTCCCCTATTCTTCCCTTAGAAAGATTAACAATCATAATTTTTTTCTCGTCCATTATGCGCCTAATATCAATAGTAGATTTTTTTTGACCAACAATGTTTCTTATTAGAGGACTAGAAATGAATTGCCCTATTTTGTTTTGGATAGCTGCGGTTGCTTCTGTTTCATATCTTTGAGAATACCTACTAA encodes:
- a CDS encoding type IV secretion system DNA-binding domain-containing protein → MNKDIIFFGKTNFRGEQKKFGIKFDDRRRHVYVIGKTGMGKTEMLKNMAIQDIQNGNGVGFIDPHGEASEELLKFVPEERIKDVIYFNPSDINMPIAFNIMEEVKPDYRHLIAGGLMGVFKKIWPDVWSSRMEYILNNAVLALLEIKGSTLLGINRLLSDPEWRKEVLKDVHDPVVKAFWTKEFSRYSQRYETEATAAIQNKIGQFISSPLIRNIVGQKKSTIDIRRIMDEKKIMIVNLSKGRIGEDASRLLGALLVTKLQLAAMSRVDIPENERNDFALYIDEFQNFSTESFANILSEARKYRLSLILAHQYIGQMEDKVREAVFGNVGTMITFRVGAEDGEFLEKEFSPEFYSTDLVNLSRQNIYVKLMIDGLTSKPFSAETLSPAIFEKEYEKEIIESSRKKYGKNKEIIEEEISKYTGGVEEKPKKKEVLYDSQCELCGKKVKVPFEPDNKRPVYCRECLVKPREVSLEKTAKSFIPPKKEKKEDKIDVEGLREMLKEVKETKKKKIDPGERIEF